TTTTTCAACCTTCGTGTAATAACTGATAATTTCATCAGCAGAATTTAATTTTAAAACGATGGTTATACTCACATATTTCCCTGTTTTAGAATTTTTTGTGGTAATAACTGCTCCTTTATTATCAAACAAACTTTCTACTTCTGCCAATTGATTGCCATCTGTTGGCACAATAAATTTATACATATAATCTGCAGGGAAATCTGTTGTATCTTCTAACTGACCTTTTAGTTTGGTATAAAACTCACTTTTATCACTCATAATTGAAAATTTATTGTATTCTTTACAAATAACAAGCCACAAAATTACATTAAAAATTAGTTTTATAAAACGAATGATTTATTTTTGTGGAGTTGACATTCAAAAGAAAATCAAAAATAA
The DNA window shown above is from Polaribacter sp. Hel_I_88 and carries:
- a CDS encoding DUF493 family protein; this encodes MSDKSEFYTKLKGQLEDTTDFPADYMYKFIVPTDGNQLAEVESLFDNKGAVITTKNSKTGKYVSITIVLKLNSADEIISYYTKVEKIKGIISL